The genomic region TCCACATGCGGTCCGGGAACACCACGATACGGCTAGAAAGGCCGACCACTTCGCCCTTGATGGGCTTGCCCTTGCCGCCCAGAGTGCGGATCTCTACATCTTTGCCCAGGTTCATGCGCTGGTAGACCTGCTCGTTGATATAGCCGCGGATTAAAGATGGGGACTTGTGGGTCAAGGTCACGATAGGCGTAAAGCTGGAAACTTTTTCCCCTTCACGCACATTCACGCTGCCCACCACCCAGCTTTCCTTGGCAATCTGCACCAGGTCCGCCTGTTCCTTTTTGAGCTGTTCCAGTTCTTTTTGCAAGGTGGCCGCCTCGGTAACACCACTTTTCCTTTGAAGACTACGGCTCCCCTGCAAGAGGGCTATCTGCTCGTTGGCATTTTTCTCGGCCAGGGCCAGTTCGTCTTTCAGGTTCTTGATCTGCATAGCCATGCCGTCGTTGCCACCAGCCTTGGCGTTGTTTCCACTCAGGCTTTTCAGTTTAGAAGAAATTTCCTTGTTCTTCTGGTATTCCGTTTCCAGCCTGTTGATTTCAAACCGGAGAGCCGCACTGCGGGTAGCAAGGTCCGCCTTTACGGAAGCCACACGCTGGTCGATATCCGCCTTGTTCAGGCTGCTACGGCCCTCGATGGCGTCCAGTTCCCGGGTCACTTCGTTAATGCGAAGGGTCAAGTCGGGGCGGTTCAGTTCCACGATGGTGTCACCCGCCTTGATTTCTTGACCGGGCATCACATGGACCTTCACGATTTCGGTAGCGCTAGGCACGCTGATGATGGTTTCAGAAGCTTCGGCAATGCCCTGGAACAGGGCGACGTTCCCCTGGTAAAAATACCCCAGACCCACCACGGCCACTACGGCCAGAATCCAGGCGATAGAAAGCTTGCGCTTGTAGATAGAAGAAATGAGGAATGTGTTTTTCAGAGCCATTTTCGTTCCTCCCCTACATGTCCGTGGTGGCGTCCTGCATCATGAACTGGATGTCAGAAAGCCCCTCCACCTTGGAGAGTTCCGCAAGGACTTCGGCCGCAGGCTTAGACGCCTTCAGTTTTATCTGGTAGGCCACGTCTATGCGCTCGCCTCCGTTCACCTCCCGCATGGTTATCAAGATAAACGTCTTCAGGTTTTTCCGCAAAATCTTTTCTGTTTCCAGGCGGGGTTCCGATGTATTGGGCATGGCGAAGCGGAGCATACCGTCAAAGAAATGCTTGGTGCCAAGACCCGTGCGAGAAAGCAAGAAGGCAACGACACAGAAGGCCAAAGTTCCGCCCACGGCAGCGCCCCAGGCATACACGCCGCAACCGATGCCAGCGCCCAAGGCCGCAAAGATGAACATGATGTCGCGGGGGTCCTTGAAACTGGTGCGGAAGCGGACAATGGATAGCGCACCCAGCATACCGAGACCGCGGCCCACGTTGTCGCCGATGGCCTGCATCACCGTGGCGGCCACCACCGAACTGAGCACCAGGGCCTGCACGTAGTTCCTGGAGTAGGAAAGTCCCAGGAAGGTCCGTTCGTAGGTCCAGCCGATAATGGACGAAAGCACAAAGGCCAACAAAAGCGTATAGGCCAGGGTAATGATAGTGGCGTTAGCCGTACTGGATTGAACAGCCAATAAGTCGAGCATAGAAACTCCGTTGTTTATACCATTAAAAGATACTTTTTTAGGGGAATTTTATCCCAGCACGTTAACTACTTAAACGATATTATTCAACGCCCTTAATTTTTTTTTACAAAGAATGGGAAGAAACACCCCTATTTTTCCATTCCCAGCAGGCATCCCGCCGTTTCACCAATTCGTTCTCGCCCTAGCGCCGTTCTCACGAAATCTGCCGCAATTCATTGCCATTGGCAAAATTTTGTATAACAGTACTTGACCAGGGAAAATTAAAATGTATATTACTTTGTGAAAAAAACAAAAGCCAAAGGAAAACTTATGAAAAAACTTCTCACCCACTCTCTCGTCACTTGCGGAATACTTCTGTTTGCCGCCTGCTCTGACAACTCTTCCAGTGCCGAGGGAGGCTGCCCTCTCGCCAGCCAACTTCCACCTTCGAAAATAAAGTGGGAAGAAATGACTGAATATGACACGGGTACCCAATTCTGTACCGCAGATATCTGGGGCGAAATGTCAATGAACGCAGAAGAACTGAATAACTACAACGCCCAGGTCATCGCGAATGGTTTCGACATGAGTCAAATGGATTGGGGCGATGGCTACAAATACGAATTTACCAAAAGGGAAGGCGATGCCACCACCACCTTTACCTTCGCCTACAGCACCAACACAGGTGTAATGAGCGAGATTTCCATTACAAAAAGCGTCAAGCAATATGTGAACGGCGGCATGGACCGTATCATAGAGGGACTCACCCCGCTTCTTCCGACCATTGCAAGTACGCCGACAATCTTGAAATGGCAGACGACTAGCGAGACGGCGACAGCAAGCGGCTCTACCTACAAGGGCAAGACAAGTGCCGAACTGGATGCCTTTGTCGGCCAGTTGGTTTCTGCAGGGTGGCAGAACGTGATGATCGAGTTTATTGTCAATACCTGGACAATTACGGCAACCAACTCCATAGACGGCGCAAATTACATGCTTTCCGTCAATGTGACGATTATGAGCAACTATTCCGGCTCTACCTGGGAAACGGCCGAATCCAGTTATTCAGACAATCAGCTTTCGCTGATTATCACAAAAATATAGGCGGACAAGTCTGTCGCAACGCTGACAACATATCCCGAGTAATTACCATGACGGATTCGTTCCGTCATTTTTTTATTAACAAAAAAGTCCGGGAGCCAAGCCCGGACGAAACATTCTCTTTTGCAAACTGGAAGTTACTTCGCGGCGGCGGAGTCTGTCACTTCAACCTTGGCAGCGGTATCGGCACTCACAGCGACCGTAGAGTCGGCAGCACTGTCAGCAGGCACGGCCACGGTACTATCAACAGCAGGTGCTGCCGCTTCGGCAGGCTCAGCGACCTTCTCAACAGCGGCAGGGGCAGCAGGAACAGCCTCGGCGGCCTTGGGAGCAGGAGTCCCGAAGAAGGAAATCTTCGCAAGGAAAATCATCATAATCCAGGAGACCACCAGGCCGAGGATACCCATGACAACGCCGGTAATGGCCATGCCGCGGGTATCGGTGTAGCCAGTGGCGTGGGCAAGTGCGTTAGGCGGCGTAGAGATAGGCAGGCTCATGCCGAGAGAGCTTGCAAAGGCCACAGACACGAGAAGAGCGGTTACGCCACCCAGGCCGACCAGGTTGTCCTGGCAGGCAATACCCACGGCGCAAAGAATAGGAACAAGCAGGGTGGCCGTAGAAGTATGGCTCATGAAGTTGGCCATGAAGAGGCAGATGATGCCGCAGCCAATCATCAGGGCCAGCGGAGACCAGCTTGCAAACGGGATGGTCTTGATAAGGTGGGCGGCAAGACCCGTAGCGTTGAGGCCAACACCCAGGGCAAAACCACCGGCCACGAGCCAAAGCACATCCCAGCTCATGGCATTCAGGTCTTTCTTGGTAATCACGCCGGTCAGGGCGAACACGGCCATAGGAATCATGGCAATGGCGTTGTCGTTGATACCGTGGACATTCTTACCGGTCACCCACAAAATCACGCAAAGGACAAAGGTAATATAGACGATAATCGCCTTGGGGCTGGTGTCAAACTTGCCGGCCCCTTCGATGTTCAGGACCATCTCCTTCATCTTGATGGGGTAAATCTTGAGGAGGAGAATCCAGGCCACCACCATGAGGATAATCACGTAGGGGATACCGAAGGCCATCCACTGGCCAAATGTCACGGGGTTTGCCACCAGGTCGCCACGGGCCACGGCGTCGTTCAGGGCACCGAGGGCGATAGCGTTAGGAGGCGTTCCGATAGGAGTACCCATGCCGCCGATGTTGGCGCCAAGGGGAATAGCGAGGGCAAAGGCTGCCTTACCGCGGTCATCGGGTTCAAAGAGCTTGAGCACCGGGGCGAGAATGGCAAGCATCATGGCGGCGGTGGCGGTATTGCTCATGAACATGGAGAACACGGCGGTAATGAGCATAAGGCCCAGAAGCACGAACTTCGGGTTCTTGCCGAAGGGCTTCAGGAGAACACGGGCCAGGTTCAAGTCCATCTTGTACTTGGTGGCTGCAGCAGCGAGGAAAAAGCCGCCCAAGAAAAGCATGATGATGGGGTTTGCGAAGGTGGCCATGATGGACTTGTGGCTGATCATGGTCACGCCGTCCACCCGGAAAGGCGTCAGGGAAGAGTCGGACATGGTCACGATCATGAGCACGATGACCAGCACCGACGTGGACCAAATGGGGAACGGTTGAAGAATCCAGAAAAGGGCGGCCATGACGAAAACGCCGATGACGCGGATTTCGAGGGGATTCAAGATTCCCATGGGGCTTGCGGCATCGAACCCGAGGGATTCGTAGGGCAAGAAGAGGGCGACAATCGCAAGGATCGACGCAATGATGAACTTGATGAATTTAGCCTTTGTCATAGTGGGCCCAAATGTAGAAATTATGGCCCCCGGTGGCAATGAAAAAAAGCCCCCGATTTAGGCGGGGGCTACTTTGTAAGTCAAATGTAAGAGAGCGTCACTTGATGGCGACAGAACCGGCGGCCTGCTTAGAGCCTACGCGGACACGGACCATGTAGAGTCCGGACTTGGGGGTCTGCAGGGTCAGGGCGTTGGAGCCGGACACGGCCGTTCCCGAAACAGAGGACAGGACCTTGCCCTTCATATCGAGAATTTCCACGTAGGCCTTGGCACCGGCCAGGCTTTCGGAGACCTGGAAACCCACCTGCAGGGAGTTACCCGCCTGGAAGGCACGGAGCCCGTTCAGCTTCTGGGCCACCACGGTACGGGCGGAGGGCGCCACACGGACGGTCGCCGTCTTGGCCATGCTCCCGATGGAAACCTTCAGGGTGTCGTTCTCGGCCATCTGGGTAGTGGTTCCGTCAACCGTCACGAACACCTTGAGGCCCGATGCCCTGAGAGCGTCAACACCTTCGAAGTGCAGGTAGCCCGTGCGGTCGCCAGAGGCTTCCAGAGAGACTGTCCATTCGTAGCTGTCGCCGGCGGCCTTCTTGAAGGACTTGGCCAGGGACTTGTTGCCGTCCTTGATGGATAGGTTCACATGGTCACCCATGCCGGAAGGCGGCTCTTCGGAGGCCCATCCGGACTCGGAGACGCCCATGAAGTTCCAGCTGTCCCGCTTGCCATTGGCGTCGCGAAGCACGGCACGAATCGCCCAGCCCTTGCCGCCGGAGGCGAGCTCGACGGTCTTCTTCAGGGGCTCGACCACATTCTCCTCGCCCTCTGCGTCTACGGTCGCTACAAAGGCAGGCTTAGAGGGCAGCTTCCACTGGCTCGGGCCTGTGACCTTCGCCCATACGGCCTCATACGGACCAATCACATCCACTTCCTGGTAGGCACCCAGGCTGTCGTTCCAGCTGTAGAATTCAATACTGGACTTTTCGGTAGCGGATTTCTTCTCGTTCGAATTTTCGCCGTAAAGGTCCACATACCAGCCGTAGGGGTTTGCCACCATATTCCAGCCGGTATAGACGCTATCCAACTTCCAGACCACGGGGTCCTTAGGAGCAGCCATGTCCTTTTTCATGACCAGCGGGCGACCTTCCAGGGAACTGTACCAGTAACCCGTCAAGTTGTCCACCTTGTCGTCCCGGTTCAGCCTCTGGTATTGCCAGAAGGCGCCCGTGTTCCGAGTGTCGTCCCACCAGTAGAAGCGAATATCGTCATCCCAGGTCACGGAATCCATAACCACGTTGGACAGCGACAGCATGCGCCAACCGCCTTCGGCAGCAGAAGCAATTTCGGCCTTCACCTCGAAATCCTGTTCGAACACATCGGAGGACTTGCGGTTTGCAACCGTGGCCGTCAGCAGGTACGTGCCTGCACGCAGGGGGTAGTAATCCCAGGAGCCTTCGTAAGGCGTCTTCGAAATTTGAATCACGGAATCCGCAACCGCCTTCCCGTCGTCGTCTTCCAGCACAATCTTTACAGAAGCGCCGCTCGCGCCAAACTCGTTGGTAGCAAATTCAAAGCGGATAGCGCTACCGGACTGCAACAGTTTCGATGTGACGAACTTGGCGGGTGTGGGATTTTCCGGCATAAAGTAGGCGGCAAAAGTAGCCTTGGTGATGCTACCCGCAAGGGTATCCCCTTCGTGATACACATACTTCTTGCCATCCAAGGTCATGACCAGGGAATCCAGTATGTAATCCTTTGCAGGCAAGCCCTGGACCACAAAGCTCGAACCCTTCACATAGTAAGGCAAGAGCATGGTGCCGTCCTTGGCGAACTTGTGCAGTTGGGTGCCGACGACCTTTCCGGTGGAATCCTTACGGATTTCCTTGAACGCCACAGAGCCGTTCTCAGATTCCGTCAACTTCGTCTGCTTGTAGCTAAGCTCATCTACGCAAATCTTGGCATCGACCCACTTGGCGTACAGGGGGTATTTCTCCTGACGGTTGCCAACTTGCAAATCCAGCTCCTTTGACAACACAAAATTGAATACATCGAAAGCCACTGCCCAATTGTCAGGCATTTCATATTCGCAATTAGGTTCGCCATTACAATCAGGGTTCCTATTGACATCGGGCCCTTCCATGACGGGTTCATCTTGAATTTCAATATTGGAGTGCACCGTCCAGCCCTCTACGCATTGGTCTGCCGTATAGACCCAGAAAGGCAAATCGATGGCGTCATCTTCGGCATTAAGCTTGTATGTTCCCACGGAATCAGAATTCTCGCCGTAAAGAACATCGGTCTTGCCGGTTTCAAAAACAATATTGAACTTCTTGTAGGTGTAGTTGGCGGAGAATTCCATATTCGAAGACATAAGCTCCCACGGATCGATTGTCAACAGGTCGCCTTCCTTGAGTTTTTTTGTCTCCGGGGTCCCTCCATCAAAGGAAGCCTTGGTGAAAGTAATGTCTCCATCCAATTCATAGCCAGCATATCCATCGGCAAAAACCTCGAAGACAAATTTGTTGGTATCGGCGTAAGGCACCAGGATTCCCGTCACGCCCACATCTTGCTGTACAGACTTATGCCTCAGGGTATCGCCCATCCACACCTGTTGCAAGACGATGTTCCCTAGTTCGGAATTGTCCTTGACGACATAGTTGTTCCAGACCAATTCCTGTTCTTCGCGAATACGATAGCCTGCATAATCTGAACAAGAAGCCACATCGTATTCCCATTGCGCATACAATTTCATTGACTTGGAGCCGTCTTTATTGGTCGTGTAGGGAATGCGCTGCTCTTCTTCGTTACTAAGCAATTCTTCAATCATGCCGAAACTGGACACGTAGATTCCGTCATCGTAATCTGGGTACTGATCCGGAGAAAACTCTCCCACAAAACAAGCGTCCGTCCGGAAAGCATACCATTGACCGGATGGGACAAATTGGTCATACTGATTTTCACTGGTATAGGTAGCACCAAGTTCGGTTTTACCGTTCCAGGTAGTCGCTATAAAGAGCGGATTATAGTCAGTATTGGTTTCATAATTGACATCAAAGGTTACGTGATACCGAATTTCGGCGGTTTGCGGCAAGAATCCCACATAAATCGGGTAATCATACTCATATTGCCGTAGAGATTCTACCGCAGCAAACAAGTTCGTCAAGTCAATGTTGCCATCCTTGTCCAACCACACATAGCGGGCGTAAACCAAATCGTTATCGGAATTGACCTGCTCATCCATCTTGGCACGGATTTCCACCGGGGATTCCAAAGCCTTCACCGTATCCTTGAGGAAGGGGTGATCTAGATTGTTTGATGCTAGCTGCGAAAGAGCGCTCCCCATGAGTGTATAAAGTTCTGTTGCGCCATCATTTGAGGAAGCTCCCACGATTACCAGGGCTAGAGTTCCGTTCACATCGTTCCATAAATCGGGAGGATAGTCTGCAACAAGATAGGGTGAGAAGGGCATGGATTTCGTAGAAGTGTTCTGTTCATTAAAGGCATTTCTAAGAATAGACTCAATTGCACTGGAAGTTGACGTTTCCACCTCCAGATAATCGGGAGCCCCGAACAAAAGCGATTCTCCATTTGCATCTACAGCCTTCATTTGAGCATTGGCAACGCCCAAATCAAATCTACTGCCATGCAAGTCGCCAACAAACAGGTAGCCCCCTGCCGTATTCACGGGTTCGGATTCATAGACTACATAGAGGGTATCGCCGTTAGAAAACTCCGAGAGGGCATCGGCGTAGAATTTGCCTGTTCCATCAGTCTGCACATATTCGTAATCACAATAAGTCACATTGCCGTCTTTACGGCAAACCTTCCTGGCGAATTGGAACCCGTAATACTGGTACGTTCTTTCATCCGGATTATAAGAGGCCAGATAAGGCACCCTAGTCCAAGCACTGTCGCTGGAAATGGTCGCCGCTGGGGTTCCCATAAAGTAGACGTCCTCACCAAGAGAGGAGGAATACTCGTCCAAAGTGTAGAACACATCTCCATCGGTGGATTCAACAAACCCATGCATCACCGTCACCGATTTCTTTTCCGTGAGTGTAAAGTACCTATCCGAATCAAACACGGCCGAAGACTTTGGCTGAAACACCAACGCCCTTCCGTTATCGTAATAAGTCCAGCGGTAGTTCTCGCCTGCTATCTGGGCGGCCGTAGTCATCCATGAACTATTGTGGAGTTTTCCCGTATAGTCGGTATAGAGGTACAAGCGAATACCATCCTGAGTTTCCTCTACATCAGAAGTCCATTTTTCCTTGTCAGAAGCAGAGGCGTTCTGGTAATATTCGCTATTCGCAGAAAATTCAATTCGGCAAATAGGATGAAGCGTTCCTGTTGCAAATACGGGAAATCCGCCATTGACATCGTCCTTGCGGGACCAATCCAACGTTCCAAAATTATCTTGCAGAGTAGAATGCATATCCGGTGGAGCAATGTGAGCAGCATTACTCAGGCTGTACGCAAATTCGTCCGTCTGCATATAAGCGGCCGCAAAAACGCCATCATCCTCCGGGATACTTTCACCGATAGTGTTGCGGTAACTGTGAGTGTAGCTATTGCCAAAGTTCAAATTCGTCCACTGGTCCGTTATATCTTCTTCGCTCACAGTCATATAACCGGCCATATCTTTCGCTAGATAGTCATCTTTGCCATAGTGGTAGTTGTTGCCTACAACGGAGCTGCTGGTATTGGGGAGAGCCAGTTCACCGGCCAAAAACCCGATTTTACACGCCCCGTTGTACGTGGTATCGGGCATGGAAATATCACCCACGGTGTAGGTGTTGACAATGTTGACAGGTGCTGCCGTCTGGTACATTGCTGGCGCTGCGCGCCCGACAATGCCACCAAGATACTGATTCAGTAAAGTTGGCTCAAGAGGATCTTCATCAAGTTGAGGTATCAAATAGATTGTGTCGGCATCTGAATGGACATTCAAATCGCTAATACCAACATTGACGATAGTTCCGCCATTCTCTAGCTTACCTACCAGGCCGCCAAGGAAGACACTCATATCCACTTCCGAATTTTGTTCGTACCAAAGTTTGTCAACAGAATAGGGGGCAGATTCATCGCTGGCATAAAGTTCCACATTCTTCCCAGTAATATTTTTGAAGGAAACCCCTTCTCCCCTAACCATACCAACCAGACCACCTGCCTGGGCTGCCGTAATCTTCACATTCTTCATGGTAACATCACGGATTTGATTTCCACCACCAGTCACGATGCCAACAGCCGTACCCGCCACCACAAGCCTTCCAGCGGCATCGTTGTTGACTTCAATGTTCACATTCTCAAAATTCACCTCGGCTACGTTTCCGCTATTCAACTTGGAAAAGAATCCTATACCGATTTCAGTGGTGCCAAGATCCGCTTCGTAATCATCCGGTATGCTATCAAGCTTGAGGCAAAGGTTCTTGATGGTATGGCCATTTCCATAGAATCCATTGCCATTGTCATTGGGCAAAGGCCTAAAAGTAATGGCGCAGGAGCCATCGCTATTGACCCCACCAAAGTCGATATCCGTAAGCAATTCAAGTCCACCATGTGCTCTAGATATAAAGGACGTCAAATAAGAATAGGCGTCTACCATCGCCTCTTGCGTATGGGACTTAGTTTCATCGTACCACAAATCAAAGCAGGTTTCTTCAATATCCGGGCCACCATCCGTAGAAGGCTCCGTTGTCGGAGTATAACTGCTAGGCTGCTGGGACAAGGCTAGGTAAGTATAATCCATATTCCCTACCTTAATACAAAACTTCATCCCCGACACCGAACCGGTGTTTGCGGCGGTAGCTGTAGTTGCCAGAAGTAGCAAAGCAAGGCCCATCAAGCTGGCCAGGTTCAATCTACGTTCCATAAATACCTCTCTCCGGGGGAAGCGGTCTTCCCCCTATCATTTCCCATAAAAATAACATATTTAAAAGATTCTCCTTTGCGATTTAGGTCACATGTTGCCGAAAATCACATTTTAGGGGCTAGAGACTAGGATTTAGAGATTAGTGATTTCCAAGCCCTCAAATCCTAACCCCTATCCCCTAGAGCCTAACCCCTCTTTTACTATATTAAACGTGTCATTGGAGAAAATATGCAGGATTTGGACCAGACCATCGTCACCCCAGGCAACACTATCCCTTTTAGGGTCATGGAGTTACACCCCCACCTGATAATCCTGTACCCCCAGACTCAATTCAAGCAGATTGCCTTGGAAAAAGGCACGGTTATCCTTGGTCGCGGTGCCGATGCCGACATCCGCCTGGACGACGAACTGGTGAGCCGCAAGCACTGCAGCCTGACCTTCGACGGCAAGAACGTCACGGTCCAGGACCTGGGCAGCACCAACGGCACCTACGTGGACGGGAATCCGGTGAGCCAGATGGTCTTGGATTCCGACAACCGCCTGCAGCTGGGCAAGCACGTGCTGAAAATCGACTTCAAGGATGCCAGCGAAGAGGCCTTTGACCGGGAACTCTACGAGGCGGCCACCATGGACCCGCTGACCAAGATTTCCAACCGCCGGAACTTCTTTGACCGGAGCCTGGGCGAGCTTGCCCTTGCCCGCCGGAACAACTTCTTTGTGCATGCCATCATGGTGGATGCCGACCACTTCAAGCACGTGAACGACACCTGGGGCCACCAGTGCGGCGACATGGTTCTGAAAGAAATCGCCCGCATTCTCAAAGAAGAAAAGCGGGAATCGGACCTGCTGGCCCGTTACGGCGGCGAAGAATTCGTGCTCTTGCTCAGCGGAATTGGCGTAGAAGACGCCAAAAAGAGCGCCGAGCGGCTCCGTATGGCGGTAGAACGCCACCGTTTCTCCTGGAAGGATACCATTATCCCCGTGACCATTTCTCTCGGGCTTGCAAGCAAGCAAGGGGAAAATATTGGGAAAATCGAGGACCTGATCGCGGAATGCGACCGTCTTTTGTACGTAGCCAAGGAAGGCGGACGGAATCAGGTGGCGAGCGAAGCGTAGCTTCGCTCCGCTGTTCTAAGTTCTAAGTTACGCCCTATCGGGCTAGTTACTAGACTTTTTTGATTGACATCTCTAGTAACTACTAACTAGTAACTAGGAACTTTCCTATATTTGGCGCCGCAATGTCCACTTTGAACTCCCAGCGCCTCAATTCCTTCGGGACTGCAAGCATCCCGAAACTGGTGCTGCAGTTTTCGGTACCCGCCATCATCAGCATGCTGGTGAACGCCCTCTATAATATAGTGGACCGTTTTTTCGTGGGCCAGGGTGTAGGCAGCCTCGGTATCGCGGGTATCACCCTATGTTTCCCCATTTGCCTCTTTATTATGGCCATGTCCATGATGATCGGCGTGGGCGGCAACACCCTCTTTGCTATCCGTCTCGGGCAAAAGAAGTACATACAAGCTAGCATTATCCTGAACAACTCCTTTTCGTTGCTCATACTGATGGCGGTCTGCACCTTCGCCCTGGGCGAAATTTTCATGGTGCCGCTCCTGAAACTTTTCGGGGCCAGCGAACAGACCCTGCCGGTAGCCTCCAGCTACATGCGCATCTTGCTTTTCGGGGCGGTTTTCCAGACCATCGCCCCCGGCATGAACCACTTTATCCGCTCCATGGGCCACCCCAAGACGGCCATGTTCCGTGAAGTCATCGGAGCGGTTTCCAATATCATTCTGGACTGGCTGTTTATCATGAAGTTCCACTGGGGAATCGAAGGGGCCGCTTGGGCCACCATCTCCTCCCAGCTTATCGCCAGCGCCCTCATTACCCAGTTCTTCGTGAAAAAGGATACGCCCATCAAGATCCGCTGGCGCCACATGAAGCTCCGGTTCCCCTACGTGCGAAAGATTATCATCTTGGGTATCCCGCCATCACTGATGCAGCTGTGCAACAGCCTGATGAACGCCATTTTGGCCTGGAGCCTCACCACCTACGGAAACATCAGCCTTCACGACACCGGAGTCCTTTCCGGCGGGGACATGGCCATTTCCGCTTTCGGCATCGTGAACAGCATCGCCTCCTTTATTTTGCTCCCGCTATTGGGATTCGTCCACGGCACCCAACCCATCATCGGCTACAACTACGGTGCCCGCTTGAACGCACGAGTCAAGGCAACCCTGAAGTTCACCTTCATCTACGCCTTCGGATTTATGATTGTGGCCTGGGCACTCATGATGTGGCAGGCAGAAGCGCTGGTTGCACCTTTCGCGCCAAACGACCTTAAATTGCAGGAGACCGCCGCCTGGGCCATGCGGATTTTCGGGGCGG from Fibrobacter sp. harbors:
- a CDS encoding diguanylate cyclase, with the protein product MQDLDQTIVTPGNTIPFRVMELHPHLIILYPQTQFKQIALEKGTVILGRGADADIRLDDELVSRKHCSLTFDGKNVTVQDLGSTNGTYVDGNPVSQMVLDSDNRLQLGKHVLKIDFKDASEEAFDRELYEAATMDPLTKISNRRNFFDRSLGELALARRNNFFVHAIMVDADHFKHVNDTWGHQCGDMVLKEIARILKEEKRESDLLARYGGEEFVLLLSGIGVEDAKKSAERLRMAVERHRFSWKDTIIPVTISLGLASKQGENIGKIEDLIAECDRLLYVAKEGGRNQVASEA
- a CDS encoding MATE family efflux transporter gives rise to the protein MSTLNSQRLNSFGTASIPKLVLQFSVPAIISMLVNALYNIVDRFFVGQGVGSLGIAGITLCFPICLFIMAMSMMIGVGGNTLFAIRLGQKKYIQASIILNNSFSLLILMAVCTFALGEIFMVPLLKLFGASEQTLPVASSYMRILLFGAVFQTIAPGMNHFIRSMGHPKTAMFREVIGAVSNIILDWLFIMKFHWGIEGAAWATISSQLIASALITQFFVKKDTPIKIRWRHMKLRFPYVRKIIILGIPPSLMQLCNSLMNAILAWSLTTYGNISLHDTGVLSGGDMAISAFGIVNSIASFILLPLLGFVHGTQPIIGYNYGARLNARVKATLKFTFIYAFGFMIVAWALMMWQAEALVAPFAPNDLKLQETAAWAMRIFGAAFFMIPLGLVSGSFFQGTGKALRSMFLNACRQVILLIPFLLVLPHFFELKGVFMAQPIADTGAAIIGMGMLLHELKKLK